A genomic window from Candidatus Methylomirabilota bacterium includes:
- a CDS encoding ABC transporter permease — protein MKAGATRAAALLAVLAAWAAVAYGNAVVSVVNPVLLPTPVEVLSVAVETARDGQLHRHLLTSLGRVAEGYGLAALAAIGLGVLAGICVPLRLVLEPVIEFVRPIPPLAFLPMFLVWFGLGEASKVAFIGYTTFFPMFVAVAATVLRVDTMLLRAAASLGASRLDLIRRVVLPASLPGIIVALRVGFGLALFVIVGAEFMGADAGLGYLIMEGRTFFNPAQIVMGALVLGLLGSLINALLLAAERRLLRWRAAT, from the coding sequence ATGAAGGCGGGGGCGACGCGCGCCGCGGCCCTCCTGGCGGTGCTGGCCGCCTGGGCCGCGGTCGCCTACGGGAACGCGGTGGTGTCGGTCGTGAACCCGGTGCTGCTGCCCACGCCGGTGGAGGTGCTCAGCGTCGCGGTGGAGACCGCGCGCGATGGCCAGCTGCACCGGCACCTCCTCACCTCTCTGGGTCGCGTGGCCGAAGGGTATGGGCTGGCCGCGCTGGCGGCCATCGGACTCGGCGTCCTGGCCGGAATCTGCGTGCCGCTCCGGCTCGTCCTGGAGCCGGTGATCGAGTTCGTGCGGCCGATCCCGCCGCTCGCCTTCCTGCCCATGTTCCTGGTATGGTTCGGTCTCGGCGAGGCTTCCAAAGTCGCCTTCATCGGGTACACGACCTTCTTCCCGATGTTCGTGGCGGTCGCCGCCACCGTCCTCCGGGTGGACACTATGCTACTGCGGGCGGCCGCCAGCCTGGGGGCCTCCCGCCTGGACCTGATCCGGCGCGTGGTGCTCCCCGCCTCGTTGCCGGGCATCATCGTCGCGCTTCGGGTCGGTTTCGGGCTGGCGCTGTTCGTGATCGTGGGCGCCGAGTTCATGGGCGCCGACGCCGGCCTCGGTTACTTGATCATGGAAGGGCGGACATTTTTCAATCCCGCCCAGATCGTCATGGGGGCCCTGGTTCTGGGGCTCCTCGGATCTCTGATCAATGCGCTGCTGCTGGCGGCCGAACGGCGGTTGCTGCGCTGGCGGGCGGCGACCTGA
- a CDS encoding ABC transporter substrate-binding protein, with amino-acid sequence MRLLIVLLALLVSLAGAGDTSAQAKLEVTEVDAWLVRDPQMSSQFAVAEQLGYFKAEGVKVNPRWYIAGTDLPSMWGAGNVHLGTATATMVVPIAAAGQAIYNIAPQSDIAGTQQVVLGKKGQELVRSPKDLEKVKIGMPKGASVTMAIQAMARDTGVDFAKLQFVNLSPPDAITALAKGDIDAMAAWAPWVFNAVKQAGGQVYFTGNRSFIPGKEGQVDWLRVHAGVVVSGKMLKESPNTLKAILRALKKATDTLNTNREAAVKIVAKEMKMEEGLARDIMALNIYSMEINDKIYRGMGEFVDFLHSLDRIKQKFPAEGLFYTKLLEEVDPTLVKWKARTDIR; translated from the coding sequence ATGCGACTCTTGATCGTCCTCCTGGCGTTGCTGGTCAGCCTCGCGGGAGCCGGTGATACTTCCGCCCAGGCCAAGCTCGAGGTCACCGAGGTCGACGCCTGGCTCGTGCGCGATCCTCAGATGTCCTCCCAGTTCGCGGTGGCCGAGCAGCTGGGCTATTTCAAGGCCGAAGGCGTCAAGGTCAACCCGCGCTGGTACATCGCGGGCACCGATCTCCCCTCGATGTGGGGCGCCGGCAACGTCCATCTCGGCACCGCCACCGCGACGATGGTGGTTCCGATCGCCGCGGCCGGGCAGGCCATCTACAACATCGCGCCGCAAAGCGACATCGCCGGCACCCAGCAAGTCGTCCTGGGCAAGAAGGGTCAGGAGCTCGTGCGCTCGCCCAAGGATCTGGAGAAGGTCAAGATCGGGATGCCGAAGGGGGCGTCGGTGACCATGGCGATCCAGGCCATGGCCCGGGACACCGGCGTGGACTTCGCCAAGCTCCAGTTCGTGAACCTGTCGCCGCCCGACGCGATCACGGCGCTGGCCAAAGGCGACATCGACGCCATGGCCGCCTGGGCGCCGTGGGTGTTCAACGCCGTGAAGCAGGCCGGCGGCCAGGTGTACTTCACCGGCAACCGGAGCTTCATCCCGGGCAAGGAAGGCCAGGTCGACTGGCTCCGCGTGCACGCCGGGGTCGTGGTGAGCGGCAAGATGCTGAAGGAGAGTCCGAACACGCTGAAGGCGATCCTCCGCGCGCTGAAGAAGGCGACCGACACGCTGAACACGAATCGCGAGGCCGCCGTGAAGATCGTGGCCAAAGAGATGAAGATGGAGGAAGGGCTCGCCCGCGACATCATGGCTCTCAACATCTACTCCATGGAGATCAACGACAAGATCTACCGTGGCATGGGCGAGTTCGTCGACTTCCTGCACTCGCTGGACCGGATCAAGCAGAAGTTCCCGGCCGAGGGCCTGTTCTACACGAAGCTTCTGGAGGAAGTGGATCCCACGCTCGTGAAGTGGAAGGCCAGGACCGACATCCGCTGA
- a CDS encoding amidohydrolase family protein produces the protein MPGHATLEVDTIVHGGRIVTAADVYEAAVAIRGEKIVAIGPPDALPPAARSIDARGKYVLPGAIDCHIHLGPEHDDWRGGPIAAAHAGLTTLLGFGLYDDRAQETLPHAIKRLRDETGQQSVLDFGFHFILMNQPYILDGLAEAFQMGVTSFKMFMTYKKRPPRMCSDDFIGRAMEIIAAQGGVTQLHCENGDVLDYLENKAIAEGRVDPRHFGPTCPDWAEEEAINRAIKIGAMTGSPVYVVHLSTRLGLERIKQAQAEGRRVWTETCPQYLLLTDQEMERWGPLAKIGPPLRRADGPDREALWAGTAQGYIATVGSDHAPRSKAAKEPGWKNIFVDPEGKPIPFGSPSVETMVPLMYSEGVVKRGLPISWMARVLAENPARIFGLYPRKGVIQVGADADLLILDPEPETTINVADHHGMAGFTLYEGWKVRGRPWMTLLRGRVLLNQGKLEQAPGYGRYLSRGRPVPPIGGAVR, from the coding sequence GTGCCAGGTCACGCGACGCTAGAGGTCGACACGATCGTGCACGGCGGCCGGATCGTGACGGCCGCGGACGTCTATGAGGCGGCGGTGGCGATCCGGGGCGAGAAGATCGTGGCGATTGGTCCGCCCGACGCCTTGCCGCCGGCCGCGCGCTCCATCGACGCCCGCGGCAAGTACGTCCTGCCGGGGGCGATCGACTGTCACATCCATCTGGGGCCCGAGCACGACGACTGGCGGGGAGGCCCGATCGCCGCCGCCCATGCCGGCCTGACCACGCTGCTGGGGTTCGGCCTCTACGACGACCGGGCCCAGGAGACGCTCCCGCACGCCATCAAGCGCCTCCGAGATGAGACCGGGCAGCAGTCCGTCCTCGACTTCGGCTTCCACTTCATCCTCATGAACCAGCCCTACATCCTGGATGGTCTGGCCGAGGCCTTCCAGATGGGGGTCACCTCCTTCAAGATGTTCATGACCTACAAGAAGCGCCCGCCGCGAATGTGTTCCGACGACTTCATCGGCCGGGCCATGGAGATCATCGCCGCCCAGGGTGGGGTGACCCAACTGCACTGCGAGAACGGCGACGTCCTGGACTATCTGGAGAACAAGGCGATCGCCGAGGGGCGCGTGGACCCTCGCCACTTCGGGCCGACCTGTCCCGACTGGGCCGAAGAGGAGGCCATCAACCGGGCCATCAAGATCGGGGCGATGACGGGCTCGCCCGTCTACGTCGTGCACCTGAGCACGCGCCTGGGCCTGGAGCGCATCAAGCAGGCCCAGGCCGAGGGCCGGCGCGTGTGGACGGAGACCTGCCCGCAGTACCTGCTCCTGACCGACCAGGAGATGGAGCGCTGGGGCCCCCTCGCCAAGATCGGACCGCCGCTGCGCCGGGCCGACGGCCCGGATCGCGAGGCTCTGTGGGCGGGGACGGCGCAGGGCTACATCGCGACCGTCGGCAGTGATCACGCGCCGCGATCGAAGGCGGCCAAGGAGCCCGGGTGGAAGAACATCTTCGTGGACCCCGAGGGTAAGCCGATCCCGTTCGGGAGCCCGTCGGTGGAAACGATGGTCCCGCTGATGTACAGCGAAGGCGTCGTCAAACGCGGGCTGCCGATTTCCTGGATGGCGCGGGTGCTGGCAGAGAACCCGGCCCGCATCTTCGGCCTCTATCCGCGGAAGGGCGTGATCCAGGTCGGCGCCGACGCCGATCTGCTCATCCTCGACCCCGAGCCCGAGACCACCATCAACGTGGCCGACCATCATGGGATGGCGGGCTTCACGCTGTACGAGGGATGGAAGGTGCGCGGGCGGCCGTGGATGACGCTGCTCAGGGGTCGCGTGCTGCTGAACCAGGGGAAGCTCGAACAGGCGCCCGGCTACGGGCGTTATCTCTCCCGAGGCCGTCCGGTACCGCCCATCGGCGGCGCGGTTCGGTAG
- a CDS encoding MmgE/PrpD family protein, whose translation MVRRTRFADLSEGAVAAAKDVTLDTVGAILAGSRLPENARLARLAADRSGPRTATLIGHPWRAEPMLAALANGTAGVSLEVDEGNRFGGGHPAVHVLPAALAVGEEVGADGRRLIESLVAGYEITSRLGGATRIRANVHSHGTWGTIGAAVAVARLLDRDEPAIRGTMNLAASMSPANSWTPCFEGATIRNLYPGRAGLQGILAGHLLDCGYTGLADGPADVYGTILGDGFDAASAVADLGTDDRPQVFRIERNYFKFHACCLYNHPALDAVQALARAERVLPETIARITVTSVPFVARMANPAPANMLAAKFSVPYAVAAAVVTGATDVAAFLDSARQDPRIADLARRVEVRGDATMSMRDADQPTARVSITLESGRVLTRETTVVRGDAANPVSRPERIDKFMTLAPPALGAGRARQVVDAVDRLDRLKDLRELTELLGGGACST comes from the coding sequence TTGGTCCGGCGAACCCGCTTCGCCGATCTGAGCGAGGGGGCGGTGGCCGCCGCCAAGGACGTCACGCTCGACACGGTCGGCGCGATTCTGGCCGGCAGTCGGCTCCCGGAGAATGCGCGGCTCGCCCGGCTGGCGGCCGACCGGTCGGGTCCGAGAACCGCCACCCTGATCGGTCATCCCTGGCGGGCCGAGCCCATGCTGGCGGCGCTGGCCAACGGCACCGCCGGCGTCTCGCTGGAGGTGGACGAGGGCAACCGCTTCGGCGGCGGCCACCCCGCGGTTCACGTGCTCCCGGCGGCGCTCGCCGTCGGCGAGGAGGTCGGCGCCGACGGCCGACGGCTCATCGAAAGTCTGGTGGCCGGCTACGAGATCACCTCGCGCCTCGGTGGCGCCACCCGAATCCGGGCCAACGTTCACTCTCATGGGACCTGGGGAACGATCGGGGCCGCGGTGGCGGTCGCCCGGCTCCTCGACCGCGACGAGCCCGCCATTCGCGGCACGATGAACCTGGCCGCCTCGATGAGCCCGGCGAACTCCTGGACTCCCTGCTTCGAAGGGGCGACCATCCGGAACCTCTACCCGGGGCGCGCGGGGCTCCAGGGCATCCTCGCCGGGCACCTCCTCGACTGCGGCTACACCGGCCTCGCGGACGGGCCGGCGGACGTCTATGGGACGATCCTCGGCGACGGCTTCGATGCCGCCAGCGCCGTCGCGGACCTCGGCACGGATGACCGCCCCCAGGTGTTCCGCATCGAGCGCAACTACTTCAAGTTCCACGCGTGCTGTCTCTACAACCATCCCGCGCTGGACGCCGTGCAGGCCCTCGCGCGCGCCGAGCGGGTCCTTCCCGAGACCATCGCCCGGATCACCGTCACGTCGGTCCCGTTCGTGGCGCGGATGGCGAACCCCGCCCCCGCCAACATGCTGGCGGCGAAGTTCTCGGTCCCGTATGCGGTGGCGGCGGCGGTGGTGACGGGCGCGACCGACGTCGCGGCCTTCCTCGACTCGGCCCGCCAGGACCCGCGGATCGCCGACCTCGCCCGGCGGGTGGAGGTGCGGGGGGACGCGACGATGTCGATGCGCGACGCCGACCAGCCGACCGCCCGCGTGTCGATCACGCTTGAGAGCGGCCGGGTGCTGACGCGCGAGACGACCGTGGTCCGGGGCGATGCTGCCAACCCGGTCTCGCGCCCTGAGCGGATCGACAAGTTCATGACGCTCGCTCCCCCGGCGCTCGGCGCCGGGCGAGCCCGACAGGTCGTCGATGCCGTCGACCGGCTGGATCGGCTCAAGGATTTGAGGGAGCTCACCGAATTGCTAGGAGGAGGAGCATGCTCGACCTGA
- a CDS encoding amidohydrolase family protein: MLDLIIRGGQVVTPQGVGQWDIGVRGEQIVSVAAPGALPESGRVVDATGRIVVPGGVEPHTHLAHFIAMRPEENLYTLGPEEDTRGMLFGGTTTHVDFCFVRPGTDVATAIEQRAARWKGNSYVDYTFHVALQGLLPLKIFDQLAEAIQQGFPSFKVFTADVLPPHPKRHPYRLDFGRIQLAMEKVAAHNGIMVVHAEDHDIVQFNYERFRDEGRMDGWNLALVHNKLSEQLSFRRTIQLAEATGAAVYFVHTSAKEGVEAVGEARAKGRPIYAETLHHYACFTAEDYKKPRGFCYHTYPSLKYPEDQAALWQGLIGDGVSTTATDEYPTSLELKLRGKTIEDVTGGNLGAEARMGIIFTEGVMKRRMSLERFAQVTSSNAARILGLYPRKGVIAAGSDADLVLIDPTITKALTRDDFHVSDYSPWEGWEVRGWPVTTILRGKVIVDNGRLVADTRDGRLIPRRIAAEVLQRPVC; encoded by the coding sequence ATGCTCGACCTGATCATTCGCGGCGGGCAGGTCGTGACGCCTCAGGGCGTCGGCCAGTGGGACATCGGGGTCCGGGGCGAGCAGATCGTGTCGGTGGCCGCCCCGGGCGCGCTGCCGGAGTCCGGCCGGGTGGTCGACGCGACGGGCAGGATCGTGGTGCCCGGCGGCGTCGAGCCCCATACGCATCTGGCGCACTTCATCGCGATGCGCCCCGAGGAAAACCTCTACACCCTGGGGCCGGAGGAGGACACCCGGGGGATGCTCTTCGGGGGGACCACGACCCACGTGGACTTCTGCTTCGTGCGGCCGGGAACCGACGTCGCCACCGCCATCGAGCAGCGCGCGGCGCGGTGGAAGGGGAACTCCTACGTCGACTACACGTTTCACGTGGCCCTCCAGGGTCTGCTGCCTCTGAAGATTTTCGACCAGCTGGCCGAGGCCATCCAGCAGGGATTCCCCAGCTTCAAGGTCTTCACCGCCGACGTCTTGCCGCCGCATCCGAAGCGCCACCCCTATCGGCTCGACTTCGGGCGGATCCAGCTGGCCATGGAGAAGGTGGCGGCTCACAACGGCATCATGGTGGTGCACGCCGAGGACCACGACATCGTGCAGTTCAACTACGAACGGTTCAGAGACGAAGGCCGGATGGACGGCTGGAACCTGGCCCTCGTCCACAACAAGCTTTCGGAGCAGCTGTCCTTCCGGCGAACCATCCAGCTGGCCGAGGCGACGGGCGCCGCCGTCTACTTCGTCCACACCTCGGCCAAGGAGGGCGTGGAGGCCGTCGGCGAGGCCCGCGCCAAGGGGCGCCCCATCTACGCCGAGACGCTTCACCATTACGCCTGCTTCACCGCCGAGGACTACAAGAAACCGCGCGGCTTCTGTTACCACACCTACCCGTCACTCAAGTACCCCGAGGATCAGGCGGCCCTCTGGCAGGGCCTGATCGGGGACGGCGTCTCGACGACGGCCACGGACGAGTACCCGACCTCGCTCGAGCTCAAGCTCCGCGGCAAGACCATCGAGGACGTGACCGGGGGCAATCTCGGCGCCGAGGCGCGGATGGGCATCATCTTCACCGAGGGCGTGATGAAACGACGCATGTCCCTCGAGCGCTTCGCCCAGGTGACCTCGAGCAACGCGGCCAGGATCCTCGGCCTCTATCCGCGCAAGGGCGTGATCGCCGCCGGCAGCGACGCTGATCTCGTGCTCATCGACCCGACGATCACGAAGGCGCTCACGCGCGACGACTTCCACGTGAGCGACTACAGCCCCTGGGAGGGATGGGAGGTCCGGGGCTGGCCGGTGAC